In a genomic window of Halalkalibacillus sediminis:
- a CDS encoding ABC transporter ATP-binding protein, whose translation MKIEAKELRKVYGKEVALQSFSSKLEGDKIIGLLGKNGAGKTTFLRLLAGHFQPSKGDLTVGGEKPFNNRNVSKDICFVAEANNFKEKFRVRDVLKVASKYYPNWDHARAMELVKVFKLKERQKVKGLSKGMSSALGIIIGLASRAPITIFDEPYIGLDASFRSTFYDLLLEEYELHPRTFILSTHLIDEVSKLFEEVVIIHEGELMLHEKATDLSEQHLLVSGKDEQVESFVKDKNVIHQTNLIGQKSAIIYGGEFDEQEAQAIGLKTEHCSIQELFVHLTKEEVTNHVS comes from the coding sequence ATGAAGATTGAAGCAAAAGAGTTACGTAAAGTATATGGGAAAGAAGTTGCTTTGCAATCTTTCAGTTCTAAACTTGAAGGCGATAAGATTATAGGGTTATTAGGAAAGAATGGAGCCGGTAAAACGACATTCCTACGATTGTTGGCGGGGCATTTTCAGCCTTCAAAAGGTGACTTGACTGTCGGCGGGGAGAAACCGTTCAATAATCGTAATGTCTCAAAAGATATTTGCTTTGTAGCGGAGGCAAATAATTTTAAAGAGAAATTCAGAGTACGCGACGTTTTAAAAGTAGCTTCGAAGTATTATCCTAACTGGGACCATGCTCGTGCGATGGAACTTGTGAAAGTCTTTAAATTAAAAGAACGCCAGAAAGTAAAGGGCTTGTCGAAAGGAATGTCCTCAGCATTGGGGATTATCATCGGTCTTGCGAGTAGAGCTCCAATCACGATCTTTGATGAGCCATACATCGGGCTAGACGCATCATTCCGTTCGACTTTCTATGACTTGTTGTTAGAGGAATATGAGCTACATCCAAGAACATTCATTTTATCGACTCACCTGATCGATGAAGTGAGTAAGCTTTTTGAAGAGGTTGTCATCATACATGAAGGTGAGCTTATGCTACACGAGAAGGCGACAGATTTATCAGAGCAACACCTTTTAGTATCTGGAAAAGATGAACAGGTTGAGTCGTTTGTTAAGGACAAAAATGTAATTCATCAAACGAATTTGATCGGTCAAAAATCAGCAATCATTTATGGTGGAGAGTTCGATGAACAAGAAGCACAAGCG
- a CDS encoding GntR family transcriptional regulator, which yields MTIRLNDDQPIFQQIAELIEANIIDDSIKEGEQVPSTNEIAKHYQINPATAAKGINLLVDEGVLYKRRGIGMFVSETAKSKIIKKKKNEFYHQFIQPMILEAKRIEVTEEQITNWVKEGMKHED from the coding sequence TTGACTATTCGACTGAATGACGATCAACCAATTTTTCAACAAATTGCTGAATTGATTGAAGCAAATATTATAGATGACAGCATCAAGGAGGGAGAGCAAGTACCTTCCACGAATGAAATAGCCAAACACTACCAGATCAACCCTGCAACAGCGGCAAAAGGAATCAATCTACTCGTCGATGAGGGAGTTCTTTATAAGCGAAGGGGGATCGGTATGTTCGTTTCGGAAACTGCGAAATCGAAAATCATCAAGAAGAAGAAGAACGAATTTTATCACCAGTTCATTCAACCTATGATTCTTGAAGCGAAGAGAATTGAAGTTACTGAAGAACAAATTACTAATTGGGTGAAAGAGGGGATGAAACATGAAGATTGA
- a CDS encoding cell wall hydrolase: MAVIAHNEAQIRELARLMRAEAEGEGQQGMLLVGNVGVNRVLADCLDFTEIRTLPQMIYQSPGGFEAVQESYFYQRAREKDIRLARRNVSGERFNPGRNSLWFFMPDGPCPPQWFGQWNTGRFKSHCFYAPLASECPNVF; the protein is encoded by the coding sequence TTGGCAGTTATCGCACACAATGAAGCTCAAATAAGAGAACTCGCTCGATTAATGCGTGCAGAAGCAGAGGGAGAAGGCCAGCAAGGGATGCTTTTGGTTGGAAATGTGGGGGTGAACCGGGTACTCGCTGATTGCTTGGATTTCACTGAGATTCGAACGTTACCACAGATGATCTATCAGTCACCTGGTGGCTTCGAGGCCGTACAAGAGTCATATTTTTACCAACGCGCTAGGGAAAAGGATATTCGACTAGCCAGAAGAAACGTAAGTGGGGAAAGGTTCAATCCAGGGCGAAATTCTTTGTGGTTTTTTATGCCTGATGGCCCTTGTCCACCTCAATGGTTCGGCCAATGGAATACTGGGAGATTTAAATCTCACTGTTTCTATGCTCCATTAGCATCTGAATGTCCTAATGTGTTTTAA
- the gerQ gene encoding spore coat protein GerQ, whose amino-acid sequence MPWGNQVAGSGYNGMPQNMSGYPNMGPGSYGMGPGSQGMGPGSQGMGPSSQGMGPGSMVAGAGYGGYPGTSGPSGMGMFPTSGVGGLGREQSYIENILRLNRGKEATVYMTFENNAQWGEKIFKGIIEEAGKDHIVVADPQNGKWYLLLMIYLDYVSFDEEIEYEYPFNG is encoded by the coding sequence ATGCCTTGGGGGAACCAAGTAGCTGGGTCAGGGTATAATGGTATGCCGCAAAATATGAGCGGATACCCTAATATGGGGCCTGGTTCATATGGAATGGGGCCTGGCTCACAAGGAATGGGACCTGGTTCGCAAGGAATGGGCCCTAGCTCACAAGGAATGGGGCCTGGCTCAATGGTTGCGGGAGCTGGATACGGTGGTTACCCAGGAACAAGCGGTCCATCAGGAATGGGCATGTTCCCAACCTCAGGTGTCGGTGGACTCGGTCGAGAACAATCCTATATAGAAAATATACTACGGTTGAATCGAGGCAAAGAAGCGACTGTGTATATGACTTTCGAAAACAATGCTCAATGGGGAGAGAAAATCTTCAAAGGGATTATTGAAGAGGCCGGAAAAGACCATATCGTCGTAGCGGATCCCCAAAATGGTAAATGGTATCTGTTATTAATGATTTACCTGGATTATGTTTCATTCGATGAAGAAATCGAGTATGAGTATCCGTTTAACGGGTAA
- the argS gene encoding arginine--tRNA ligase, which translates to MNVVGQIEEQLKTAIEEAVLEAGLATREELPEVVLETPKDKNHGDYATNMAMQLARIAKKAPRQIAEELVDHLDKDKGSVKQVEIAGPGFINFFLDKSYLTKVVTTILNEREAYGQTNVGDQKRVQIEFVSANPTGTLHLGHARGAAFGDALANVMEKAGYEVEREYYINDAGNQIDNLAASMEARYFQELGKDVEMPEDGYQGKDIIELVKELVQEQGDYLAGLEREDRLSKFREFGLKYLLDRIEQDLINYRVPFDSWFSETSLYNQDLVSKAVEKLRENGYVYEAEGATWFKSTEFGDDKDRVLVKNDGTYTYLTPDIAYHENKIQRGFNQLINVWGADHHGYVNRMQAAIQALGYPKGILEIKIAQMVNLFENGEKVKMSKRTGNAVTMNELIDEVGLDATRYFFIMRSNDSHLDFDMDLAKSQSNDNPVYYVQYAHARICSMLRQAEEKGVNIDGTPDLSLLGSEKENDLLKRLGDYPQVIAEAASKKMPHRVPQYVFELAAELHSFYNAVKVIDLEQPELTKSRIALMKAVREVIADALKLIGVHAPEKM; encoded by the coding sequence GTGAATGTCGTTGGGCAAATAGAAGAGCAACTCAAAACAGCAATTGAAGAAGCGGTATTAGAAGCGGGTTTGGCAACTAGGGAAGAACTGCCAGAAGTCGTTTTGGAAACCCCCAAAGATAAAAATCACGGTGATTATGCAACAAACATGGCGATGCAACTGGCAAGAATCGCTAAAAAAGCACCTCGTCAAATCGCTGAGGAACTTGTCGATCATCTTGATAAAGATAAAGGGTCGGTCAAGCAAGTCGAAATCGCTGGTCCAGGATTCATTAATTTCTTTCTAGACAAATCTTATTTAACGAAGGTCGTCACAACGATTTTGAATGAAAGAGAAGCTTATGGACAAACGAACGTGGGCGATCAAAAAAGAGTCCAAATAGAATTCGTATCTGCAAACCCTACGGGAACGTTGCACTTGGGTCATGCTCGTGGCGCAGCTTTCGGCGATGCTCTTGCTAATGTGATGGAAAAAGCAGGTTACGAGGTGGAACGTGAATACTACATTAACGATGCAGGAAATCAGATTGATAATCTAGCGGCGTCCATGGAAGCTCGTTATTTTCAGGAATTAGGCAAAGATGTTGAAATGCCTGAAGATGGGTATCAAGGCAAGGATATCATTGAGTTGGTAAAAGAGCTTGTCCAAGAGCAAGGAGATTATCTAGCGGGTCTTGAGCGTGAAGATCGTTTAAGTAAATTCAGAGAGTTTGGATTAAAATACTTGTTGGATCGAATCGAGCAAGATTTGATCAATTATCGAGTACCATTCGACTCGTGGTTTTCAGAGACATCATTATACAATCAGGATTTGGTATCCAAGGCAGTTGAAAAGCTTCGTGAGAACGGCTACGTTTATGAAGCTGAAGGTGCGACTTGGTTTAAATCGACTGAATTCGGCGACGATAAAGATCGCGTATTAGTAAAGAACGATGGCACTTATACGTATTTGACTCCTGATATAGCCTATCACGAGAATAAGATTCAGCGCGGTTTCAACCAGTTGATCAATGTGTGGGGAGCGGACCATCACGGCTATGTGAATCGTATGCAAGCTGCGATTCAAGCGCTTGGCTATCCAAAAGGGATTTTAGAAATTAAAATTGCTCAGATGGTCAACTTATTCGAAAACGGTGAAAAAGTGAAGATGAGTAAACGTACAGGGAACGCGGTAACGATGAATGAATTAATTGATGAAGTAGGATTAGATGCTACTCGTTACTTCTTCATCATGCGTTCAAACGACTCTCACTTGGATTTCGATATGGATTTGGCTAAATCTCAATCAAATGATAATCCAGTATATTATGTACAGTATGCACATGCGCGCATTTGCAGTATGTTACGCCAAGCAGAAGAGAAAGGCGTGAATATAGATGGTACGCCTGATCTAAGCTTACTTGGTTCTGAAAAGGAAAATGACTTGCTGAAACGTTTAGGTGATTACCCTCAAGTAATTGCTGAAGCGGCGAGCAAGAAGATGCCGCATCGGGTCCCTCAGTATGTGTTCGAATTAGCAGCTGAATTACACAGCTTCTATAATGCGGTGAAGGTCATTGATTTAGAACAGCCAGAATTGACTAAATCAAGAATTGCCTTGATGAAAGCTGTTCGTGAAGTAATTGCTGATGCATTGAAATTAATCGGTGTACACGCTCCAGAAAAAATGTAA
- a CDS encoding DUF1934 domain-containing protein, with protein MQDQMIDVSIQIKTEIKDENGEETITRKENGQYVHKEGFHVLKYEEHIEEIGDVSTTLIIQDSKITLKREGAIKMQQIFRIGKHTESVYYHPYGSFRMETETYRMEFHKSIDNKMGKLFIVYDVIMNEEEPRNYTLAVEFEEEDV; from the coding sequence TTGCAAGATCAAATGATTGATGTAAGCATCCAGATCAAAACAGAGATCAAGGATGAAAACGGGGAAGAAACTATTACAAGAAAAGAAAACGGTCAATACGTTCATAAAGAAGGTTTCCATGTGTTGAAGTATGAGGAACACATTGAGGAGATCGGCGATGTATCAACTACCCTGATCATCCAAGATTCAAAGATTACTTTAAAGCGGGAAGGTGCGATTAAAATGCAACAGATTTTTCGCATTGGTAAACATACGGAAAGTGTTTACTATCATCCGTATGGAAGCTTCCGTATGGAAACAGAAACATATCGAATGGAGTTCCATAAGAGTATTGATAATAAAATGGGCAAGCTATTCATAGTATACGACGTAATAATGAATGAAGAAGAGCCGAGAAATTATACTCTGGCGGTCGAGTTTGAAGAGGAGGACGTATAG
- a CDS encoding transglycosylase domain-containing protein: MIKKILTLITAFVAFSLTFAVVIIIYSVLQGPPIYDIEENTVIYDQNGEIISIERGIENRFWLELDEISPHVIDAFIAAEDQHFYDHFGFDFKRIGGAIYHNILSMNKGQGASTITQQYARNIFLTHTKSWERKINEALIALRLEIFQSKNEILEGYINTIYFGHGQYGIEAASQYYFDKESSELELEEAALLAGIPKGPSVYSPIQSETNALDRQSWILKRMHETGKITKSQYNDAVASDVNVITTASVDDRSSGQYFTDYVLNQASELLDIDRDQLEGEGYHIYTTMQPEAQKELESTVLETIPEGELQIGAITIDHHSGKIVALQGGKDFDKSPYNRVIQSKRMTGSTFKPFLYYAALVYGYTPSTTLESRPTSFTLDNGKEYTPANFNNHYAEHPITLAQAVALSDNIYAVKTNMFVQPENLIEAARTFGIESDLPAVPSLALGPASISPYEMARAYSILGNEGWSVEPYALEKIVDRNGNVIYQHSPEPPERLLEENYAFVLTHLLTGMFDTRLNGYMQVTGATVANQLSRPYAGKSGSTPSDSWMIGYSPEYTTAVWTGFDDNTEIKRTQDQRVAKNVWATYMEKLHADLPIEPFRVPTGVQGVKVDPITGLLEGPACEDRTKIMYYLKGTEPTKTCSEPSSS, encoded by the coding sequence ATGATTAAAAAAATACTTACTTTGATTACAGCTTTTGTGGCATTTTCACTTACATTTGCTGTGGTTATAATCATTTACTCAGTATTACAAGGGCCACCGATTTATGATATTGAGGAAAACACTGTCATATACGACCAAAACGGTGAGATCATATCTATCGAACGAGGGATAGAAAACCGGTTCTGGTTAGAACTCGATGAGATTTCTCCACATGTTATCGATGCATTTATTGCAGCAGAGGACCAACACTTCTATGACCACTTCGGTTTCGATTTCAAAAGGATCGGTGGGGCGATATATCATAATATTCTCTCCATGAATAAAGGTCAAGGAGCAAGCACAATTACCCAACAATACGCGAGAAACATTTTTCTTACTCACACCAAATCATGGGAAAGAAAAATCAATGAAGCTTTGATCGCACTTCGTTTAGAGATTTTCCAATCTAAAAATGAAATTCTTGAAGGTTATATAAACACCATATACTTCGGTCATGGACAATACGGAATCGAGGCTGCCAGCCAGTATTATTTTGATAAAGAGTCTTCAGAACTTGAGTTAGAAGAAGCTGCACTTCTCGCAGGAATCCCGAAAGGTCCATCCGTTTATTCTCCGATTCAATCAGAAACCAATGCTCTTGATCGACAGTCTTGGATTTTAAAAAGGATGCATGAAACTGGTAAAATCACAAAGTCCCAATATAATGATGCAGTCGCATCGGATGTGAATGTGATTACAACCGCTTCTGTTGATGATCGTTCGTCCGGACAATATTTCACAGATTATGTGTTGAACCAAGCTTCAGAGCTGCTTGATATCGACCGGGATCAGTTAGAAGGAGAAGGATATCATATTTATACAACGATGCAACCCGAGGCTCAAAAAGAGCTAGAATCCACTGTTCTCGAGACGATACCTGAAGGAGAACTACAGATTGGCGCAATCACAATCGATCATCATTCGGGTAAAATCGTGGCCCTGCAAGGTGGAAAAGATTTTGACAAAAGCCCATACAACCGGGTGATTCAATCAAAGCGTATGACAGGGTCTACTTTCAAGCCATTTTTGTACTACGCAGCGCTTGTATATGGATATACACCTTCAACCACCCTTGAAAGCCGACCGACTTCTTTTACCTTAGACAATGGAAAAGAATATACACCAGCAAATTTTAATAATCATTACGCTGAACATCCGATCACTTTAGCTCAGGCAGTTGCTCTGTCAGATAATATTTACGCAGTTAAAACGAATATGTTCGTACAACCGGAAAATCTCATTGAAGCAGCACGAACCTTCGGAATTGAAAGCGATCTTCCAGCAGTACCTTCACTCGCTCTAGGTCCAGCTTCCATCTCTCCCTATGAGATGGCACGTGCTTATAGCATCTTAGGTAATGAAGGATGGTCGGTGGAGCCATATGCCCTTGAAAAAATCGTCGATCGCAATGGTAATGTAATATACCAACACAGTCCAGAACCGCCAGAGAGATTACTCGAAGAAAATTACGCTTTCGTGTTAACACATTTACTAACAGGGATGTTCGACACACGTCTCAACGGTTATATGCAAGTAACAGGTGCAACCGTGGCTAATCAGCTCTCAAGACCCTATGCAGGTAAATCAGGGAGCACACCAAGCGATAGCTGGATGATTGGTTATAGCCCTGAGTACACGACTGCAGTATGGACAGGGTTCGATGACAATACAGAAATCAAACGCACCCAAGACCAACGTGTAGCTAAAAATGTTTGGGCAACCTATATGGAAAAATTACACGCCGACCTTCCAATCGAACCATTCCGAGTCCCAACTGGGGTCCAAGGTGTCAAAGTCGATCCAATAACCGGCCTTCTCGAAGGGCCTGCCTGCGAAGACCGAACCAAGATTATGTATTACCTTAAGGGAACAGAACCGACTAAGACCTGTAGTGAACCCAGTTCTTCATAA
- the nikB gene encoding nickel ABC transporter permease, translating into MAGLIIRRFVQMFFLLIGISIIVFFSMHLAPGDPARIIGGPTATDSDIQAIRENLGLNQSLLIQYWNYISGVFQGDLGYSYQSGQSVNEAIVTRFPNTLNLAIASIIVAIVVGVTAGIISALKQNSWLDVFTTTGALAGISIPNFWLGTLLILLFAVNLQWLPAGGLSAPLWTIEGAKQLILPAITLGTGAAALIARMTRSSMLEVVRSDFVRTARAKGVHERVIIMVHCMRNAMIPVITVIGMNFGFLLGGTIIVEQVFAINGVGRLMIDSIADRDFPMVQGAVLLVASLFVVVNLMVDIIYIFIDPRISID; encoded by the coding sequence ATGGCAGGATTAATTATTCGACGATTCGTTCAGATGTTCTTTTTATTGATTGGAATCTCAATCATCGTATTTTTCAGCATGCACTTGGCACCCGGAGATCCTGCCAGAATAATTGGTGGTCCTACCGCTACGGATTCAGATATCCAAGCCATTCGAGAAAATTTAGGGCTTAATCAATCGTTACTTATTCAATATTGGAACTACATAAGCGGAGTTTTCCAAGGCGACCTTGGATATTCATACCAATCAGGCCAATCAGTTAATGAGGCAATCGTAACTCGTTTTCCAAATACATTGAATTTAGCAATCGCTAGTATCATTGTCGCAATCGTTGTCGGTGTTACAGCTGGTATAATCTCAGCCTTAAAACAAAATTCCTGGTTAGACGTCTTCACGACAACAGGTGCTTTAGCAGGAATATCCATCCCTAACTTTTGGCTAGGAACATTGTTGATCCTGTTATTCGCTGTCAATTTACAGTGGCTCCCAGCTGGTGGTCTTAGTGCTCCACTATGGACAATTGAAGGAGCTAAGCAGTTAATCTTACCGGCTATAACTCTCGGCACTGGCGCGGCAGCATTAATTGCTAGAATGACTCGATCATCTATGTTAGAAGTTGTTCGGTCCGACTTCGTTCGAACCGCTCGTGCAAAAGGGGTCCACGAACGCGTGATCATCATGGTTCATTGTATGAGAAACGCAATGATCCCTGTCATAACTGTAATTGGAATGAATTTCGGTTTTCTATTAGGTGGCACCATCATCGTTGAGCAAGTTTTCGCAATTAATGGTGTAGGTCGGTTGATGATTGACTCCATTGCCGACCGTGATTTCCCTATGGTCCAGGGGGCCGTATTATTAGTCGCGAGCTTGTTTGTGGTAGTCAACCTAATGGTTGATATCATTTATATTTTTATTGATCCAAGAATTAGTATTGATTAA
- a CDS encoding ABC transporter permease, with translation MVSEITSKSVNLNELEKESYTKNIAKRLVKNKLAVIGLIIISIQILLAVFAEFITFYDPDSQDLTSRELPVGSEGHWLGTDNLGRDMWSRIVYGARISILVGIGAVGLGLVGGVLLGMAAGYYRRLDNLVMRIMDLLFAFPGILLAMLVIAILGTSLVNVVIAISIWSIPVCARIVRGSVLSAKKEEYVLAQRSLGSSNLRIMFKHILPNITAPIIVFATMRMATAILSTSALSFLGLGAQPPTPEWGAMIAAGQDYMWTSPHMTIIPGIAIMLVVFAFNVVGDGLRDALDPNMDLNN, from the coding sequence ATGGTGTCAGAAATCACTTCAAAATCTGTAAATCTAAATGAATTAGAGAAAGAAAGCTATACAAAGAACATTGCAAAGCGATTGGTTAAAAACAAGCTGGCCGTAATCGGTTTAATCATCATTTCCATCCAAATTTTATTAGCAGTTTTTGCCGAGTTCATTACATTTTACGATCCAGATTCACAAGATTTAACAAGCAGGGAGCTGCCAGTAGGTTCTGAAGGTCACTGGCTAGGAACAGATAATCTTGGACGAGATATGTGGAGTCGAATTGTTTACGGAGCGAGAATCTCAATTCTAGTGGGGATTGGCGCAGTCGGTCTCGGTCTAGTCGGAGGAGTCCTTCTAGGAATGGCAGCGGGTTATTACCGCCGGCTCGATAACTTGGTCATGAGAATCATGGACCTCCTCTTCGCATTTCCAGGTATTCTCTTAGCAATGCTTGTTATTGCAATACTTGGCACAAGTCTAGTAAATGTGGTCATCGCTATCAGTATTTGGTCCATTCCCGTCTGCGCCAGAATTGTCAGAGGTAGCGTTTTATCAGCCAAAAAGGAAGAATATGTACTCGCCCAACGATCACTTGGTTCTAGTAATCTTCGGATTATGTTTAAGCACATTTTGCCGAATATTACAGCACCGATCATTGTATTTGCCACGATGAGAATGGCAACTGCAATCCTATCGACATCTGCATTAAGTTTCCTAGGCTTAGGAGCTCAGCCTCCTACTCCAGAATGGGGTGCGATGATCGCAGCAGGACAAGATTACATGTGGACCTCACCTCACATGACGATTATTCCGGGGATTGCAATTATGTTAGTCGTATTCGCTTTTAACGTCGTGGGCGATGGATTAAGGGATGCATTAGATCCAAATATGGATCTAAATAATTAA
- a CDS encoding glutathione ABC transporter substrate-binding protein, whose translation MKKLIFMLVLLLGLLLAACSGDSGDSEESSDEGSTDTSSESSEEASSDEDTAVTYASTSDAVGLSPILTNDSVSSRVIEQMYETLFTRNLESGDIEPRLAESYETPDDKTWVISLKEDIQFHDGTPFNAEAVKYTFDTFLDPETAAPRASLLEPIESVEVQDEYTVVINTTEPYGAMLAALSHSNASIVSPEANEGQNLNEEPVGTGPYKFVEWAKGDQIVLEKNEDYWQGEPEIDQATFKVVPSVSTAISMMETGEVDFIDGVTAEHLTRLESNDSIEVVTKEGTPVYYFGFNHEKEPMNEFDFRKALSHAIDRDAYVETLDGLGVRSNSIIGPKVFGYDESAEELGFNYDPEQAQQIIEENGYDEIELNLLVANRDLFLNMSEIVQAQLSEVGLNVNIEMIEWGTFLDMTAEGDFDLTFLSWSNTTADGSELLYPNLHTDNIGSSNRMQYSNEEVDELVEASRTTTDQNERAEYLQQANEIVVEDVAWAPMHHGVVAAGVHESIEGFEMDPTGRWELYQFSKN comes from the coding sequence ATGAAGAAACTCATATTTATGTTGGTATTGTTGTTAGGACTTCTCTTGGCAGCATGTAGTGGTGATTCAGGAGATTCAGAAGAATCAAGTGATGAAGGTTCTACAGATACTTCAAGTGAATCATCAGAGGAAGCCTCAAGCGATGAAGACACCGCCGTTACTTATGCATCAACTTCAGATGCTGTTGGGCTATCGCCAATTTTGACAAACGATAGCGTATCTTCACGAGTCATTGAGCAAATGTACGAAACATTATTCACAAGAAACTTAGAATCAGGTGACATCGAACCTCGTTTAGCTGAATCATATGAAACCCCAGATGACAAGACTTGGGTGATTTCGTTAAAAGAAGATATTCAATTCCATGACGGCACACCCTTTAATGCAGAGGCTGTCAAATATACATTCGATACATTTTTAGATCCAGAGACTGCGGCACCAAGAGCTTCATTACTCGAACCAATTGAAAGTGTTGAAGTACAAGATGAATACACTGTCGTGATCAACACGACTGAGCCATATGGTGCAATGCTTGCAGCACTCTCCCATTCGAATGCTTCGATTGTGAGTCCAGAAGCCAATGAAGGACAGAACTTAAACGAGGAACCTGTTGGAACAGGTCCTTACAAATTTGTCGAGTGGGCTAAAGGTGATCAGATAGTGTTAGAGAAAAATGAGGACTACTGGCAAGGTGAACCAGAAATTGATCAAGCGACATTTAAAGTTGTCCCTTCTGTTTCTACTGCAATTTCTATGATGGAAACTGGTGAAGTAGACTTTATAGATGGAGTAACGGCAGAACATTTAACTAGATTAGAGTCTAATGATTCAATTGAAGTCGTTACGAAAGAAGGAACACCCGTCTATTACTTTGGCTTTAACCACGAAAAAGAACCAATGAACGAATTCGACTTCAGAAAAGCACTCTCTCATGCCATTGACCGGGACGCATATGTGGAAACATTAGATGGACTAGGAGTTCGCTCAAACAGTATTATTGGACCGAAAGTATTTGGCTACGACGAAAGTGCAGAAGAGTTAGGGTTTAACTACGATCCAGAACAAGCTCAACAAATTATAGAAGAAAATGGCTACGATGAAATCGAATTAAATTTACTTGTTGCAAATCGCGACTTATTCCTGAACATGTCAGAAATTGTACAAGCACAACTCTCTGAAGTAGGACTGAACGTCAATATTGAAATGATCGAGTGGGGTACTTTCTTAGATATGACCGCTGAAGGTGATTTTGACCTTACTTTCTTAAGCTGGTCCAATACAACCGCAGACGGTAGCGAGCTACTCTATCCAAATCTTCACACAGATAACATCGGTTCATCCAACCGCATGCAATATTCTAATGAAGAGGTTGATGAGTTAGTTGAAGCTTCAAGAACGACTACAGACCAGAATGAACGAGCTGAGTACTTACAACAAGCAAACGAAATTGTTGTAGAAGATGTCGCGTGGGCTCCCATGCATCACGGTGTCGTAGCAGCCGGAGTTCATGAATCAATTGAAGGCTTTGAAATGGATCCAACAGGAAGATGGGAACTCTATCAGTTCTCTAAAAACTAG
- a CDS encoding ABC transporter ATP-binding protein — protein sequence MSQKLLQVNNLTTSFRTADGLLPAVRDVSFHVNKGETLCIVGESGCGKSITSLSMMQLLPNNGEISQGEILFNGQDLTKLSQVEMRQIRGNDISMIFQEPMTALNPVFNVGFQLREPLRIHKKMSKKQAHNQGIKLLNQVGIPSPEKRMHQYPHELSGGMRQRVMIAIALACSPQLLIADEPTTALDVTIQSQILDLIDDLKKEFNMGVVLITHDMGVVAEVADRVMVMYAGEKIEEADAYSIFNHPQHPYTKGLLKSVPNVDDKEHNLEPIPGQLPSLKDRSDACPFVDRCEFAMEKCAIHSPPTFNPGVDHSVRCWLQEEDEYERNNSANIET from the coding sequence ATGTCGCAAAAGTTATTGCAAGTAAATAACCTGACCACTTCATTTCGGACAGCAGACGGATTACTTCCCGCTGTCCGGGATGTTTCTTTTCATGTTAATAAAGGAGAAACACTTTGTATCGTTGGTGAATCAGGTTGCGGAAAAAGCATTACTTCCCTTTCAATGATGCAATTACTTCCGAATAATGGTGAGATTTCTCAAGGGGAAATTCTATTTAATGGTCAAGACTTAACAAAATTATCGCAAGTGGAAATGCGTCAAATCCGAGGGAACGACATCTCAATGATCTTCCAAGAACCAATGACAGCGCTTAATCCAGTTTTCAATGTCGGATTTCAGCTGCGGGAACCTCTTCGTATACATAAAAAAATGTCTAAGAAGCAGGCCCATAACCAAGGAATAAAGCTTTTGAACCAAGTCGGCATTCCTTCTCCTGAGAAACGTATGCACCAATACCCTCACGAGCTGAGTGGCGGAATGAGGCAACGCGTGATGATAGCCATTGCACTTGCGTGTTCACCACAACTATTAATTGCGGATGAACCTACTACAGCACTTGACGTGACGATTCAATCACAAATCCTCGATCTAATTGACGACTTGAAGAAAGAGTTCAATATGGGTGTGGTATTAATCACCCATGATATGGGTGTTGTAGCAGAAGTCGCGGATCGGGTCATGGTCATGTACGCAGGAGAAAAAATAGAAGAGGCGGATGCTTATAGCATTTTTAATCATCCACAACATCCTTACACAAAAGGTTTGTTAAAGTCCGTCCCTAACGTCGATGATAAAGAACACAACTTAGAGCCTATCCCAGGGCAACTGCCAAGTTTAAAAGATCGATCAGATGCCTGTCCGTTTGTCGACCGCTGTGAATTCGCGATGGAGAAATGTGCGATACACTCTCCGCCGACATTTAACCCAGGAGTTGATCATTCCGTACGTTGCTGGCTACAGGAGGAAGATGAATATGAGCGAAACAACTCAGCCAATATTGAAACTTGA